The Sebastes umbrosus isolate fSebUmb1 chromosome 19, fSebUmb1.pri, whole genome shotgun sequence genome has a segment encoding these proteins:
- the LOC119478453 gene encoding coiled-coil domain-containing protein 152-like, with product MMKLNCVNLDSFMEEFTQLELKITEVNGKNNMMEIMLEDANRLMKFHLTKERSVIEERDSLLVTVNRLQQTLQEQCNLRVENERLKNYMADVKQQNERTAEDGEAELQQLVGDMRAEAERHKRELEAARQQCRREVEDAHSQRFHQLEAKDAEVKSLLEKKDLDLEELKRRLKDQERERQSELLKLQMEFGAKLARVQSAAQWSQQQQQQQQHGSNLLPQSVFKRKLQFFQEEKNKEIVALRQRIKELEENQRAGGFHDSRLKRRKM from the exons ATGATGAAGTTAAACTGTGTTAATCTCGacagcttcatggaggagtttACTCAACTAGAACTG AAAATCACAGAGGTTAATGGCAAAAACAACATGATGGAGATCATGCTGGAGGATGCCAATAGACTCATGAAGTTCCATCTGACCAAGGAGAGAAGTGTGATTGAGG AGAGAGATAGTCTTCTTGTCACAGTGAACAGACTGCAGCAGACTCTGCAGGAGCAGTGCAACCTCAGgg TGGAGAATGAGAGACTGAAGAACTATATGGCGGACGTGAAACAACAGAATGAGAGAACCGCAGAG GATGGAGAAgctgagctccagcagcttGTCGGTGATATGAGAGCAGAAGCAGAGAGACACAAGAGGGAGCTAGAGGCTGCAAGACAGCAGTGcaggagagaggtggaggatgCCCACAGCCAGCGTTTCCATCAGT TGGAAGCTAAAGATGCTGAGGTGAAGAGTCTGCTGGAGAAAAAGGATCTGGATCTGGAGGAGTTGAAGAGGAGGCTGAAAgaccaggagagggagaggcagagcGAGCTCCTGAAGTTACAGATGGAG TTTGGTGCCAAGTTAGCCAGAGTTCAGAGTGCAGCTCAGTGgagccaacagcagcagcagcagcagcaacacggCTCCAACCTTCTTCCACAGAGTGTCTTCAAGAGG aaGCTGCAGTTTTTCCAGGAGGAGAAGAATAAGGAGATTGTGGCTCTGCGTCAGAGAATCAAAGAGCTGGAAGAGAACCAGCGCGCCGGCGGCTTCCACGACAGCCGTctgaagaggagaaagatgtAG